Proteins encoded together in one Synergistaceae bacterium window:
- a CDS encoding DUF4065 domain-containing protein — protein sequence MSVFDVAKYILEQTGPITVWKLQKLVYYSQVWSLVWDDQALFEDDFEAWANGPVVRALFNVHKGCLYVDASMFPRGDSNNLDDIARDTIDIVIRDYGKFSGRELSEITHSERPWKEARKGIPAGEPSENIIDRDVIIDFYLGLLNVEEN from the coding sequence ATGAGCGTCTTTGATGTAGCTAAGTACATATTGGAACAAACTGGACCCATAACGGTTTGGAAACTTCAAAAACTGGTTTACTACAGCCAAGTGTGGTCATTGGTCTGGGATGATCAAGCCCTTTTTGAAGATGATTTCGAGGCTTGGGCAAATGGGCCTGTTGTTCGCGCACTCTTCAATGTCCATAAAGGATGCCTCTATGTTGACGCTTCTATGTTCCCGCGCGGAGATTCGAACAACCTGGACGATATCGCTAGAGACACAATAGACATCGTTATCAGGGACTATGGCAAGTTCAGCGGCAGAGAACTTAGCGAGATAACGCATAGTGAACGTCCATGGAAGGAAGCACGTAAAGGCATACCGGCAGGAGAACCATCTGAAAATATCATCGACCGCGACGTGATTATTGATTTCTACTTAGGCTTGCTTAATGTTGAAGAAAACTAA